Proteins from one Blattabacterium cuenoti genomic window:
- a CDS encoding YebC/PmpR family DNA-binding transcriptional regulator has product MSGHSKWANIQHRKSNQDFRKSQKFSKIIKEITIAVKESGTNNFRFKNAIMNAKSVNIPKKTIEKAIKKALQIKKTNRYKSLNLEGQINGISLIIECVTNNSVRTVSNIRTFLNKNGGRLCHYGELTHFFQRIGVFYIKKKDIHYSMEDFELMTIDFGAKDFVKNLDMVSIYTDFAFFGSMKNNLEKLEIYHEYHVMHTPKQIIECVSEEKKEKVLRLIENLEKDHDVEKIYSNLKK; this is encoded by the coding sequence ATGTCAGGACATAGTAAGTGGGCAAATATACAACATAGAAAATCTAATCAGGATTTTAGAAAATCTCAAAAATTTTCTAAGATTATTAAAGAAATAACTATAGCTGTCAAAGAATCAGGAACAAACAACTTTCGTTTTAAGAATGCGATTATGAATGCAAAGTCAGTTAATATTCCTAAAAAGACTATAGAAAAAGCGATCAAAAAAGCTTTACAAATAAAAAAAACAAACAGGTATAAAAGTTTAAATTTAGAAGGACAAATAAACGGAATTAGTTTGATTATAGAATGTGTTACGAATAATAGTGTTCGTACAGTTTCTAATATAAGAACATTTTTAAATAAAAATGGAGGTAGGCTATGTCATTACGGAGAATTAACTCATTTCTTTCAAAGAATAGGTGTTTTTTATATAAAAAAAAAAGATATTCATTACTCTATGGAAGATTTTGAGTTGATGACAATAGATTTTGGAGCTAAAGATTTTGTGAAAAATTTAGATATGGTTTCTATCTATACAGATTTTGCATTCTTCGGATCTATGAAGAATAATTTGGAGAAATTAGAAATATACCATGAGTATCACGTAATGCATACTCCTAAACAAATAATAGAATGTGTTTCAGAAGAAAAAAAAGAAAAAGTTTTGAGACTTATTGAAAATCTTGAAAAAGATCATGATGTAGAAAAAATTTACTCGAATTTAAAAAAGTAG
- a CDS encoding DNA recombination protein RmuC yields MFFRKEFKDQENEIRNLSQYNKKGIDDSLIEVRNRLSQVIRDSQDYIDKKIQFYIDHQSKKLDFVSDEQKKLIKIVEKKLEEIKENVNEKLQTSLNRHLGKSFEIIGNQLFFLQEGLGEMKILAKDVSSLKRTLNHVKICGSFSEMQLSMLLQQILSPEQYASNVITKSNTNFVVEFAIKLPGLEDGNIIWLPIDVKFPKETYEKVQEAYRKGEKKNIEVAIKNMESVLKKMSKDIKDKYLDPPNTTDFAIIFLPFEGIYAEIARNSGLLEELLRKYKTVITGPSTLAAVLNSLQIGFRTLAIQKRSSEVWGILETVKQEFKKFGFLLHQAQDKLQGASKDIDKLLGVKTNLIEKKLRDIENY; encoded by the coding sequence TTGTTTTTTAGAAAGGAATTTAAAGATCAAGAAAACGAAATTCGAAATTTATCTCAATATAATAAAAAAGGAATTGATGATTCTTTAATAGAAGTAAGAAATAGATTATCGCAAGTTATAAGAGATTCTCAGGATTATATAGATAAAAAAATTCAATTTTACATTGATCATCAATCTAAAAAATTAGATTTCGTTTCTGATGAACAAAAAAAATTGATTAAAATTGTAGAAAAAAAACTTGAAGAAATAAAAGAAAATGTTAATGAAAAACTTCAAACTTCTTTGAATAGACATCTTGGTAAATCATTTGAAATAATCGGAAATCAGTTATTCTTCTTGCAAGAAGGTTTAGGTGAAATGAAAATTTTAGCAAAAGATGTAAGTTCGTTGAAAAGAACCTTAAATCATGTCAAAATATGTGGTAGTTTTAGCGAGATGCAACTTTCTATGCTTTTACAACAAATTTTATCTCCAGAACAATATGCTTCTAATGTTATTACAAAATCTAATACAAATTTTGTAGTAGAATTTGCAATAAAACTTCCAGGACTTGAAGATGGAAATATAATATGGCTACCTATTGATGTAAAATTTCCAAAAGAAACTTATGAAAAAGTACAAGAAGCTTATCGTAAAGGAGAAAAGAAGAATATAGAAGTAGCTATAAAAAATATGGAATCTGTACTTAAGAAAATGTCAAAAGATATTAAAGATAAGTATTTAGATCCTCCAAATACTACTGATTTTGCAATTATATTTTTACCTTTCGAAGGAATATATGCTGAAATAGCAAGGAATTCTGGTCTACTAGAAGAACTATTAAGAAAATATAAAACTGTAATAACAGGACCATCTACATTAGCAGCTGTATTAAACAGTTTACAGATAGGATTTAGAACTTTAGCTATTCAAAAAAGAAGTTCTGAAGTATGGGGGATTTTAGAAACTGTAAAACAGGAATTTAAAAAATTTGGATTTTTACTTCATCAAGCTCAGGATAAATTACAAGGAGCTTCAAAGGATATAGATAAATTACTAGGTGTTAAAACTAATCTCATTGAAAAAAAATTAAGAGATATAGAAAATTATTAA
- the proS gene encoding proline--tRNA ligase, which translates to MNELTKRSQDYSKWYNEIIVKSGLAEFSGIRGFMIIKPYGYSLWERMKQKLDKMLKNTGHKNVYFPLLIPKSIFSKEKEHTEIFSEGCAIVTHSRLKKSENKNEEELIIDNESKLQEELVIRPTSESIIWKTYKRWIQSYRDLPLLFNQWGNALRWEMRTRLFLRTNEFLWQEGHTAHSTKEEAIEETIKILNIYTDFSENFMGIPVLQGIKPYMDKFHGSEKTYCIEAIMQDGKSLQIGTSHFLGQNFSKAFDVQFTNYNGKKEYVWSTSWGVSTRLIGALIMSHSDDKGLILPPKIAPIQIVIIPIYKNQEKFSVINHIIEKIINILEKEKIRVKYDNRRTLTPGWKFNEYEMKGIPIRISVGVNEIENEKVEIFRRDTYEKMCISWTKIKNFIPKLLDEIQKNIYQKALNRTRKLTIKSDNYDDFKKKINRSGGFIFAHWDGDKNTGKKIQEETEATIRCIPLSTEKEKGKCIYSGTPSFQRVVFSKSY; encoded by the coding sequence ATGAACGAATTAACTAAACGAAGTCAAGATTATTCAAAATGGTATAATGAAATAATTGTAAAGTCTGGTTTAGCAGAATTTTCCGGAATACGTGGATTCATGATTATCAAACCATATGGTTACTCTTTATGGGAAAGAATGAAACAAAAACTAGACAAAATGCTAAAAAATACAGGACATAAAAATGTTTATTTTCCTTTACTAATTCCTAAGTCTATTTTTTCAAAAGAAAAAGAACACACGGAAATATTTTCTGAAGGATGTGCTATTGTTACACATTCTAGATTAAAAAAAAGTGAAAATAAAAATGAAGAAGAATTAATTATTGACAATGAATCAAAATTACAAGAAGAATTAGTAATTAGACCTACTTCTGAAAGTATCATATGGAAAACCTATAAACGTTGGATTCAATCTTATAGAGATCTTCCTCTATTATTTAATCAATGGGGAAATGCATTAAGATGGGAAATGCGTACTAGGTTATTTCTAAGAACAAATGAATTTTTATGGCAAGAAGGACATACTGCTCATTCTACGAAAGAAGAAGCTATAGAAGAAACTATAAAAATATTAAACATTTATACAGATTTTTCTGAAAATTTTATGGGTATTCCTGTATTACAAGGAATAAAACCATACATGGATAAATTTCATGGATCCGAAAAAACATATTGCATAGAAGCCATCATGCAAGATGGAAAATCTTTACAAATTGGTACTTCACATTTTTTAGGACAAAATTTTTCTAAAGCTTTTGACGTTCAATTCACTAATTATAATGGAAAAAAAGAATATGTATGGTCAACTTCTTGGGGAGTTTCTACTAGACTAATAGGTGCATTAATTATGTCTCATTCAGATGATAAAGGTTTAATTTTACCTCCAAAAATAGCTCCTATACAAATTGTCATTATTCCTATATATAAAAATCAAGAAAAATTTAGTGTTATAAATCATATAATTGAAAAAATTATAAATATTTTAGAAAAAGAGAAAATACGAGTTAAATATGATAATAGGAGAACATTAACTCCTGGATGGAAATTTAATGAATATGAAATGAAAGGAATTCCTATACGAATAAGTGTAGGAGTAAACGAAATAGAAAACGAAAAAGTAGAAATTTTTAGAAGGGATACATATGAAAAAATGTGTATTTCTTGGACAAAGATAAAAAATTTTATCCCTAAATTACTTGATGAAATACAAAAAAATATTTATCAAAAAGCGTTAAACAGAACTCGAAAATTGACGATTAAGTCAGATAATTACGATGATTTTAAAAAGAAAATAAATAGATCAGGAGGATTCATATTTGCTCATTGGGATGGAGATAAAAATACGGGGAAAAAAATTCAAGAAGAAACAGAAGCTACTATACGTTGTATACCTTTATCTACAGAAAAAGAAAAAGGAAAATGTATATATTCCGGAACTCCATCTTTTCAAAGAGTTGTTTTTTCTAAATCTTATTGA
- a CDS encoding DUF4295 family protein yields MSKKIVENKKRKISKKMTLVIKIVKSEKSGSYNFINKIIANDNEEIKNFFLKN; encoded by the coding sequence ATGTCTAAAAAAATAGTAGAAAATAAAAAAAGGAAAATTTCAAAAAAAATGACTTTGGTTATAAAAATAGTCAAATCAGAAAAATCTGGTTCTTATAACTTTATTAATAAAATTATCGCTAATGATAATGAAGAAATAAAAAATTTTTTTCTAAAAAATTAG
- the rpmF gene encoding 50S ribosomal protein L32, whose amino-acid sequence MAHPKRRQSKSRRDKRRNHLKMKVPLLVKCSLTNQKHLYHHAHWYEKKLYYRGKIVYKKEK is encoded by the coding sequence ATGGCACATCCTAAAAGAAGACAATCTAAATCTAGAAGAGATAAAAGAAGAAATCATTTGAAAATGAAAGTTCCTTTATTAGTGAAATGTTCTTTAACAAATCAAAAACATTTATATCATCACGCTCATTGGTATGAAAAAAAACTTTATTATAGAGGGAAAATTGTATATAAAAAAGAAAAATAA
- the accC gene encoding acetyl-CoA carboxylase biotin carboxylase subunit has translation MFKKILIANRGEIALRIIRTAKEMGIKTVAVYSTVDKHSLHVYFADEAVCIGPPSSHQSYLNVPNLISAAEITNADAIHPGYGFLSENAYFSSMCHKHGIKFIGAKPSHMIQMGNKISAKKTMNEAGISCLPGFHCFSKYSSKEIEYFADKIGYPVIIKAVSGGGGRGIRPVFDKKNLKNSWEEAKKESWLCFGKKDMYIEKLILNPRHIEIQIIGDKYGKACHLSERDCSIQRRNQKLIEEAPSPFLTTSLRKKMGDEAVKAAEFIHYEGIGTIEFLVDKNKNFYFMEMNPRIQVEHAVTEEITGLDLIQEQIFLACGKKLSRKKNYYPKMYSLECRINAEEPHNNFQPVPGKITQIHFPGGKGVRVDTHVYAGYFVTHYYDSMIAKVITTAKNRKETIEKMRRSLEEFVIEGIQTTIPFHRKLMQNDDFLKGNYNTNFLDEIDLNLLLSEN, from the coding sequence ATGTTTAAAAAAATATTAATAGCTAATCGTGGGGAAATCGCTTTGAGGATTATACGAACAGCTAAAGAAATGGGAATTAAAACTGTAGCTGTTTATTCTACAGTAGATAAACATAGTCTTCATGTTTATTTTGCAGATGAAGCTGTATGTATTGGCCCTCCTTCTTCCCATCAATCATATTTAAATGTTCCAAATTTAATTTCTGCAGCAGAAATTACAAATGCAGATGCTATCCATCCTGGATATGGATTTTTATCTGAAAACGCATATTTTTCATCTATGTGTCATAAACATGGAATTAAATTTATAGGAGCTAAACCAAGTCATATGATTCAAATGGGTAATAAAATTTCAGCAAAAAAAACTATGAATGAAGCTGGAATTTCTTGTTTACCTGGATTTCATTGTTTTTCGAAATATTCTTCTAAAGAAATAGAATATTTTGCAGACAAAATAGGATATCCTGTTATCATTAAAGCTGTATCTGGAGGAGGAGGAAGAGGAATACGACCTGTTTTTGATAAAAAGAATTTAAAAAATTCTTGGGAAGAAGCTAAAAAAGAATCTTGGTTATGTTTTGGGAAAAAAGATATGTATATAGAAAAATTAATTTTAAATCCAAGACATATAGAAATACAAATTATAGGAGATAAATATGGAAAAGCATGTCACTTATCCGAAAGAGATTGTTCTATTCAAAGAAGAAATCAAAAATTAATAGAGGAAGCCCCATCTCCATTTTTAACCACATCTCTTAGAAAAAAAATGGGAGATGAAGCTGTTAAAGCTGCTGAATTTATTCATTATGAAGGAATAGGAACTATAGAATTTTTAGTAGATAAAAACAAAAATTTTTATTTTATGGAAATGAACCCTAGAATACAAGTAGAACATGCTGTAACTGAAGAAATAACAGGGTTAGATTTAATTCAAGAACAAATATTTTTGGCTTGCGGAAAAAAACTTTCCAGAAAAAAAAATTACTATCCCAAAATGTATTCACTAGAATGTAGAATTAATGCAGAAGAACCACATAATAATTTTCAGCCAGTCCCAGGAAAAATTACTCAAATACATTTCCCAGGAGGAAAAGGAGTTCGTGTCGATACGCATGTTTATGCAGGATATTTTGTTACACATTATTATGATTCTATGATAGCAAAAGTTATCACTACAGCGAAAAACAGAAAAGAAACCATTGAAAAAATGCGTCGTTCTTTAGAAGAATTTGTGATAGAAGGAATTCAAACTACTATCCCTTTTCATAGAAAACTTATGCAAAACGATGATTTTTTGAAAGGAAATTACAATACAAACTTTTTAGATGAAATAGATTTAAATCTACTATTATCAGAAAATTAA
- the rho gene encoding transcription termination factor Rho, translated as MFDITELKSKKLFELQEIARSSGLKKCTQLRKNELLEKIISILNNKNNSTKSSLKKETSLKLKKGFKVQKKLESKNLFKNINNGRKNLVHKENIRSSNFSNSKMSEDVKYQKKHKSYSNWKKNDRNESQQVSFHNHGIEGVSQKISSNKYRTPEYEFEGIITSEGVLETMPENYGFLRSSDFNYLSSPDDIYVSQSQIRLFGMKTGDTIRGEVRPPKDGEKYFPLIKIIEINGRSPSFVRERDSFEHLTPLFPNEKFKLAEKNATLSTRIVDLFTPIGKGQRGMIVAPPKTGKTTLLKEIANAIAANHPEVYLIILLIDERPEEVTDMQRNVKGEVIASTFDEPADRHVKVANIVLQKAKRMVECSHDVVILLDSITRLARAYNTVAPASGKVLSGGVDANALHRPKRFFGAARNIENGGSLSIIATAMIDTGSKMDEVIFEEFKGTGNKELQLDRKIANKRIYPAIDLVSSSTRKDDLLLDQSTLQRMWILRKHLSDMNPVEAMEFLRSRMSRTQNNEEFLISMNG; from the coding sequence ATGTTTGACATTACTGAATTAAAAAGTAAAAAACTTTTTGAATTACAGGAGATTGCTCGTTCTTCAGGCTTAAAAAAATGTACACAATTACGAAAGAATGAACTCCTAGAAAAAATTATATCCATTTTGAATAACAAAAATAATTCTACAAAATCTTCATTGAAAAAAGAAACCTCTTTAAAATTAAAAAAAGGATTTAAAGTGCAAAAAAAATTAGAATCAAAAAATTTGTTTAAAAATATAAATAATGGAAGAAAAAATTTAGTTCATAAAGAAAATATTAGATCTTCTAATTTCAGTAATTCAAAAATGTCAGAAGATGTAAAATATCAAAAAAAACATAAAAGTTATTCCAATTGGAAAAAAAATGATAGAAATGAATCTCAACAAGTATCATTTCATAATCATGGAATAGAAGGAGTATCACAAAAAATTTCTTCTAATAAATATCGTACTCCTGAATATGAATTTGAAGGAATTATAACCAGCGAGGGAGTATTAGAAACAATGCCAGAAAATTACGGATTTTTAAGATCTTCTGACTTTAATTATTTATCATCTCCTGATGATATTTATGTTTCTCAATCTCAAATTAGACTTTTTGGAATGAAAACAGGAGATACAATAAGAGGAGAAGTACGTCCACCTAAAGATGGAGAAAAATATTTTCCCTTAATTAAAATTATTGAAATAAATGGAAGATCTCCTTCTTTTGTAAGAGAAAGAGATTCTTTTGAACATTTAACTCCATTATTCCCCAATGAAAAATTCAAATTAGCTGAGAAAAACGCAACTCTTTCTACAAGAATAGTAGATCTTTTTACTCCCATAGGAAAGGGACAAAGAGGAATGATTGTTGCTCCCCCTAAAACAGGAAAGACTACTTTATTAAAAGAAATAGCCAATGCTATTGCTGCTAATCATCCTGAGGTATATTTAATTATATTATTGATCGATGAAAGACCAGAAGAAGTAACAGATATGCAAAGGAATGTAAAAGGAGAAGTTATAGCATCTACTTTTGATGAACCAGCGGATAGACATGTAAAAGTAGCTAATATTGTTTTACAAAAAGCAAAAAGAATGGTTGAATGCTCTCATGATGTAGTTATACTATTAGATTCTATAACACGTTTAGCTCGTGCATATAATACTGTAGCTCCTGCATCTGGAAAAGTATTATCAGGAGGAGTGGATGCAAATGCATTACATAGACCAAAAAGATTTTTTGGAGCTGCTAGAAATATAGAAAATGGAGGATCTTTATCTATTATTGCTACAGCAATGATTGATACAGGATCAAAAATGGATGAAGTTATTTTTGAAGAATTTAAAGGAACAGGAAATAAAGAACTTCAATTAGATAGAAAAATAGCTAATAAACGTATTTATCCAGCCATTGATTTAGTTTCTTCTAGTACAAGAAAAGATGATCTTTTATTAGATCAAAGTACATTACAAAGAATGTGGATTTTGCGAAAACATCTTTCTGACATGAATCCAGTAGAAGCTATGGAATTTTTGAGATCCAGAATGTCTAGAACTCAAAATAACGAAGAATTTTTAATATCGATGAATGGATAA
- the accB gene encoding acetyl-CoA carboxylase biotin carboxyl carrier protein, whose amino-acid sequence MDFKKIRSLIQLVSKSNISEIRIKIGNTKIHIKKNRILKNRKHLWASPKSSSSLSDFSDRFPKIEKVNNVNDIDNQYLTIKSPMIGTFYRKPHPDHEPFVRVGDEIKIGTKVCVIEAMKLFNDIESEVSGKLVKILVEDATPVDYDQPLFILDPKD is encoded by the coding sequence ATGGATTTCAAAAAAATAAGATCACTTATTCAACTCGTTTCCAAATCAAATATTAGTGAAATAAGGATTAAAATAGGAAATACTAAAATTCACATAAAAAAAAATAGGATATTAAAAAATAGAAAACATTTATGGGCTTCCCCTAAAAGTTCCTCTTCTCTTTCTGATTTTTCTGATAGATTTCCCAAAATAGAAAAAGTAAATAATGTAAATGATATTGATAATCAATATTTAACAATAAAATCTCCTATGATAGGAACATTTTATAGAAAACCTCATCCAGATCATGAACCTTTTGTAAGAGTAGGAGATGAAATAAAAATAGGAACAAAGGTTTGTGTGATAGAAGCTATGAAATTATTTAATGATATTGAATCTGAAGTAAGTGGAAAACTTGTTAAAATACTTGTTGAAGACGCAACTCCGGTTGATTATGATCAACCTTTGTTTATTTTGGATCCAAAAGATTAA
- the prfA gene encoding peptide chain release factor 1 — MKKYSLIKKFEEYENEFRKISKSIIQPNIISDQKKYKILLKKYLKLEKIVSLHKEYNKKIVLLQEANFILKNDSDQELKEFASIEKEKILENFSFFEKEFSNLTSSFSEEKTIEGEDERNAIVELRSGTGGDEACLFVEDILRMYTMYFKKSGWKYKIIHAQKGKVKGYKEIILDVNGEEEVYGSLKFESGVHRVQRIPKTESQGRVHTSAITVAVLPKVKDIEVNINLSDIKKDTFRSSGAGGQHVNKTESAVRLTHLPSKITVECQEGRSQHKNFEKAISVLRSKIYQIEKEKKLKEISIQRKSLVSTGDRSVKIRTYNYPKSRVTDHRIHKSFHDLAGFMNGNIQEMINVLKIFEKKK, encoded by the coding sequence ATGAAAAAATATTCATTAATTAAAAAATTTGAAGAATATGAAAATGAATTTCGTAAAATTTCAAAATCTATAATTCAACCTAATATTATATCTGATCAAAAAAAATATAAAATATTATTAAAAAAATATCTAAAATTAGAAAAAATAGTTTCTCTTCATAAGGAATATAATAAAAAAATAGTATTACTTCAAGAAGCAAATTTTATATTGAAGAACGATTCAGATCAGGAACTTAAAGAGTTTGCTTCTATAGAAAAAGAAAAAATATTAGAAAATTTTTCTTTTTTTGAAAAAGAATTTTCTAATCTTACTTCTTCTTTTTCAGAAGAAAAAACAATAGAAGGAGAAGATGAAAGAAATGCTATTGTAGAACTTCGTTCTGGAACAGGAGGAGATGAAGCATGTCTTTTTGTAGAAGATATATTAAGAATGTATACAATGTATTTTAAAAAATCAGGATGGAAATACAAAATTATACATGCTCAAAAAGGAAAAGTCAAAGGATATAAAGAAATTATTTTAGATGTAAATGGAGAAGAAGAAGTTTATGGAAGTTTAAAATTCGAATCTGGAGTCCATAGAGTACAAAGAATTCCAAAAACAGAATCTCAAGGAAGAGTGCATACATCTGCTATCACAGTAGCTGTACTCCCAAAAGTGAAAGATATAGAAGTAAATATTAATTTATCTGATATAAAAAAAGATACTTTTAGATCTAGTGGCGCTGGTGGTCAGCATGTTAACAAAACAGAGTCTGCTGTACGATTAACTCATTTACCAAGTAAAATAACGGTAGAATGCCAAGAGGGACGATCTCAACACAAAAACTTTGAAAAAGCCATAAGCGTCTTAAGATCAAAAATTTATCAAATTGAGAAAGAAAAAAAATTAAAAGAAATATCTATACAAAGAAAATCTTTAGTCTCTACGGGAGACCGTTCTGTAAAAATACGTACCTATAATTATCCAAAAAGCAGAGTAACGGATCATAGAATTCATAAATCTTTTCATGATCTCGCAGGATTCATGAATGGGAACATTCAAGAAATGATTAATGTTTTAAAAATTTTTGAAAAAAAAAAATAA
- a CDS encoding DUF4293 family protein: MLYRIQTLYLFISIFIYSVYLYYFLIIFTYNFFFLRKIFVLICLILSILSILSFKRKKLQIFMNKTNILVTGISLITFFYPSCKIKISVFFVFLCLCNIFFLWMANKGIKKDIKLIDSMNRIR, from the coding sequence ATGTTATATAGAATACAAACATTATATCTATTTATTTCTATTTTTATTTATTCAGTTTATTTATATTATTTTCTTATCATTTTTACATATAATTTTTTTTTTCTAAGAAAAATTTTTGTTCTTATATGTTTAATTCTATCTATTTTAAGTATTCTTTCTTTCAAAAGAAAGAAATTGCAAATATTTATGAATAAAACGAATATACTTGTAACTGGCATTAGTTTAATTACATTTTTTTATCCATCATGCAAAATAAAAATATCCGTTTTTTTCGTTTTTTTATGTCTTTGTAACATATTCTTTTTGTGGATGGCTAATAAAGGAATAAAAAAAGACATAAAACTAATTGATTCTATGAATAGAATACGATGA
- the rpmB gene encoding 50S ribosomal protein L28 — translation MSKICELTGKKAMTGNRVSHANNKKKRRFNINLCKKRFFLIKEKKWITLKICAYAVKLINKIGIENALKRYKIKINKNG, via the coding sequence ATGTCAAAAATTTGTGAATTGACAGGAAAAAAAGCAATGACAGGAAATAGAGTCTCTCATGCCAACAATAAAAAAAAACGTCGTTTTAATATTAATTTATGTAAAAAACGTTTCTTTTTGATAAAAGAAAAAAAATGGATTACTTTAAAAATTTGTGCTTATGCAGTTAAACTTATTAATAAAATAGGAATTGAAAATGCATTAAAACGTTACAAAATAAAAATTAATAAAAATGGCTAA
- the rpmG gene encoding 50S ribosomal protein L33, with protein MAKKGNRIQVILECVEQKKSRIPGCSRYITTKNKKNTPYRIELKKYNPILRKYTTHKEIK; from the coding sequence ATGGCTAAAAAAGGGAATAGAATACAAGTTATATTAGAATGCGTTGAACAAAAAAAAAGTAGGATACCTGGTTGTTCCAGGTATATAACAACAAAAAATAAAAAAAATACTCCGTATAGAATTGAATTAAAAAAATATAATCCAATTCTAAGAAAATATACCACTCATAAAGAAATAAAATAG
- the ftsY gene encoding signal recognition particle-docking protein FtsY, which yields MKKTRESIFSKIKNIFLRKSKIEKNVIDHIEDILLSADIGITTTIKIIENLEKRIQKEKYKNSQELFNILKKEIEILFINIKNECLEKKIKNQKKPYVIMIVGVNGVGKTTTIGKLSFLLKKKGFNVIIGASDTFRAAAIDQLEIWANKAKVPLIKQHIHADPASVAYDTLQAAKSRKKDVVLIDTAGRLQNRVDLMKELSKISRVMKKVIPESPHEIMLVLDSSTGQNAFEQVKKFISFVDVSSIILTKIEGTAKGGVVIGIMDQFKIPIQYLGTGEQIQDLKKFNGKKFIDYFFE from the coding sequence TTGAAAAAAACTAGAGAATCAATTTTTTCCAAAATAAAAAATATTTTTCTTAGAAAATCAAAAATAGAAAAAAATGTTATTGATCATATAGAGGATATATTGTTGTCCGCAGATATAGGAATAACTACTACCATAAAAATCATTGAAAATTTAGAAAAAAGAATTCAAAAAGAAAAATATAAAAATTCACAAGAATTATTTAATATACTTAAAAAAGAGATAGAAATCCTTTTTATAAATATTAAAAACGAATGTTTAGAAAAGAAAATAAAAAATCAAAAAAAACCATATGTAATTATGATAGTAGGAGTTAATGGAGTAGGAAAAACAACCACAATTGGAAAATTGTCTTTTCTTTTAAAAAAAAAAGGTTTTAATGTAATTATAGGAGCATCTGATACATTTAGAGCAGCAGCTATTGATCAACTTGAAATATGGGCAAATAAAGCTAAAGTTCCTTTAATAAAACAACATATACATGCAGATCCAGCTTCTGTTGCATATGATACTTTACAAGCTGCAAAATCAAGAAAAAAAGATGTAGTTTTAATTGATACAGCCGGAAGATTACAAAATCGTGTTGATCTAATGAAAGAGCTTTCTAAAATAAGTAGAGTTATGAAAAAAGTTATACCTGAATCTCCCCATGAGATTATGCTTGTTTTAGATTCCAGTACAGGTCAAAATGCTTTTGAACAGGTTAAAAAATTTATTTCATTCGTTGATGTTTCTTCTATTATTTTAACAAAAATAGAAGGGACAGCTAAAGGTGGAGTAGTTATAGGAATTATGGATCAATTCAAAATACCTATTCAATATCTAGGAACAGGCGAACAAATACAAGATTTGAAAAAATTCAATGGAAAAAAATTTATAGATTATTTTTTTGAATGA